AAATGTCTTGACTCATGTTCGTTAAAAAAGTCCCTTAAAGATACCTTTTACCGTTTTCTTTTCAGAAAGGAGTCAGAATCATGCCAGCCAATTTGCCCGAACTCTTCCAGCAGAGTGCTGAAAAATTTGGGAACCGTCCCGCATTCGTTAGTAAAGACGAATCCAAGTCCTATAAACCCGTTACCTTCAAAGAAGTGTATGATCTTGGTATCAACTTAGCAGAAGCACTGATTGATTTAGGTGTGAATGCAAAAGAGAATGTTGCCTTGCTAGCCGATAACCGATTGGAATGGATTGTTTCCGATTATGGAATCCTTATGGCAGGAGCAGCTGATGTTCCTCGTGGGACTGATATTACAGATTCAGAAATTGTTTATATTCTCAATCATTGTGAAGCTAAAGTAGTTTTCCTAGAAAACGACAAAATGCTAGAAAAATTCCAAAAAAATCGTTCTCAGTTGGAGTTTGCCAAAACACTCATCGTGATGGATAAAAAATCCACAGCGACTGGTGTTTTAAAAATGTATGACCTAATTGAAAAAGGGAAAGAACTGAGAGCCAAAGGATCTAAAAAAGCTGAGGATAGAATGAAAGCCATTCTGCCTGATGATCTTTTTACCATCATTTATACTTCGGGTACAACAGGAATGCCTAAAGGGGTTATGTTAAAACACAGTAACATGATCCACCAGACAAAAGCAATTCTTGGAAGTATGATTGATATCAAAGCCGATGAACGTATGTTATCGATCCTTCCCGTTTGGCACGTATTCGAAAGAGTATTTGAATACTTAGCAATTGCTGCCGGTTGTGCTACATATTATACGAACGTACGTGATCTTCGTGATGATATGAAAAAAGCAAAACCAACGTTTATGGCATCTGCTCCTAGACTTTGGGAAAGTATCTACAACGGCATTTATACAAGAATCAATGATCCAAAACAAACTCCTGCCATTCGCAGAGGACTGTTTAACTTGGCATATTTTTTCTCCAAAAATTTTAATGCAGCCACTCGTTTTCTCAAAGGGAACCAAGTTGATTACGTTGGACGTAATCCAATCGTTTCCTTAGTGAAAGGGGTTTACTATTTTGTTGTGGCAGTTGTTCTTGCCATTCCATATTTCCTTCTTGACCTAGTGGTTCTTTCTAAGATCCGCGAAGCAACAGGTGGAGAACTAAAGGCATCTGTTTCTGGTGGTGGAGCATTGCAACGCCATGTGGATGCTTTCTTCAATGACATTGGAATCAATGTTCTTGAAGGATACGGTATGACGGAAACTTCTCCTGTGATTTCTGTGAGAACTTTTAAAAAACTAGTGCAAGGTTCTGTTGGAGTCATCACTCCTGAAACAGAAGTCCAAATCCGAGATGATGTGGGCAAAGTTCTCACGCACATGGATGCGAACCAAAAATTGGTTTCTGGTAAGTATGGCCAAAGAGGTGTGATCCACATCCGAGGACCACAAGTCATGAAAGGGTATTACAAAAACCCTGAAACCACTGCAAAAGTTCTGAAAGATGGTTGGATGGACACGGGTGATATTGGAATGTTCAATTTCAAAAAAACACTCACCATCACAGGTCGAGCAAAAGATACAGTGGTCTTATTAGGTGGCGAAAACGTTGAGCCGGTTCCTATTGAAGACAAACTTACAGAATCACCTTTCATTGCACAATGTATGGTAATTGGACAAGACCAAAAGAATTTAGGGGCACTCGTTGTACCTGATTTTGACCAATTGACATCTTGGGCGAAAGAAAATGGAATTGGTGAGACAGACAAACAGAAACTCATTGAAAATCCAAAAGTTCTCGATTTTTACAAAAAAGAAATTAAGGCCCTAAACAATACAAAAACTGGATTTAAGTCTTTTGAACAAGTGACTCCTTTCATCCTCATCACAAAACCATTTGAAGTGGGTGATGAATTGACAAACCTTTTCAAGATGAAACGCCACTTGATCACAGAGAAATATAAAGACAAAATCACTTCCCTTTACGCAGCTGATTAGTCCTTAAAAACTCTCAGAGAGATACTTTCCGCCTCGGTCCAAGAGGCGGAATTTACTCTTCCCTTTTCCAAAGTCCGTCGATACTCTATATGTGAATCGTTTAGATGGATCCTTAGTTTCTTCCAAGGCCGGTGTATTTTACCCTTACCAACACCAAGATTTTTATGCAATGGATTCCTTGTTTTTATCCCCTCTCAAAGAAGAGGAAATCTGGGATTTCCAATCCATTACGCATGTCCAAATGGGATTTTTAGGATTTCTGACTCTCAGAGGGTTTATCCGAGAAGATTTACAATTGCCGAAACTCCAAGTAAGAGGTCTTTCTAAACATTGGCGTTCTTACTTAGCAAAAGAAAATTTTTTAGGAAAACAAGTCCCTTGGGAAAATTTGGATTTTATACCAAACTTAGTAGGGGAATCACTTCCAAAAGAAAATTTATTTGGGAAAAAAGGCCACTGGTCAAATGAATTTCATTTTGAGAAAAAAGATAGTGGCACTACTTCCTTATTTTTTATCGCAACAAAGAAACAAAGTGATGGTGAAGTGGCAATCAGTGATTTGATGAAGGATTTTTTATCTTATTCACAAACAAATCATTATTTGGAAAGAGCTTACATTCGAAAAGAAAATTCTAGTTATCTATATTTAAATGCGAAAGAAACAAATCCGAGAGTGTTTTATAGAGAAAATAATACAAACTTTCCCGCTTTTTTATATTTAGTAGCGGAGTTAAAAAATAAATAATCATTCTCCTAAGTTTAATCCCATTAAAACTTGTTTTAATAGATCAGCTTTGGTTTCTAAATGTGTTGTTTCCAAAATTCGTTGTTTGGTTTTGAAATCAAAATAAATTAACGAAGCTATAAAGTCTACAGGGAATGGGTGAACCAAAATTTGGTTCATCTTGAGGATTAAATCCTCTTCTGCACCTTCAGCAAGTAATATTCGTTTGGTGAGAACTAATAGTTCTTCAATTTTTTCTTTTAATTCTTCTGTAACGTTTTTATTTCTTTCGTGTTCTCTTTTGGATACTTGTGCTATATAAAATGGATCGGTAGAAGAAAGACTTACAATTTCTGCAGTTCCAAGTCCTTCTAAAATGATATTTGACCTTCCATCAGGTAATGATTCTTTTTGGATGATATGACCAAATCCTACAACTTCTGGAATCGGGGGTAATCCTCTTCCCAAAAATCCTTTTGGATAAGGTGCCATTCCCATTTCTCCACCATTTTCCAAACAAAAATCAAGTAACATTCTATACCTGGGTTCAAAGATGTGTAAGGGTAAAAACATTCCTGGAAACAGAAATACATCTGGCAAGGGGAAGAGAGGCAAGGGGAAGGTTGACACAGAGAAAGGTTTTAGATTCTATGTTTAGTTGTAAACCAATTCAAGGATTCTGCTTTGTTCAAAATCAAAAAATCTTTGCTCCACCAAACATTTACCAAACTTTCTGAAATCAAAGTTCTCGTGATTGGGGATTTGATTTTAGATGAATATTTAATTGGTTCTGTGGAAAGAATTTCACCCGAAGCCCCCGTTCCTGTTGTTTGGGTAAGGAACGAAAAACAAACTTTAGGTGGATCTGGTAATGTTGTACAAAACTTAACATCGATTGGAGTGAATGGAATCGTTTTTGGAAGGATCGGACAAGATAAGGCAGGGGAGAGTTTAGAAAAAATCTTACTTTCCAATACTGTGGCAAAAGAGGATTTAGTTTTACTCAAATCTACAAAAATTCCTACCATTTTAAAAACTAGGATCATTGCATCTCATCAACAAGTTTGTCGGGTAGACCGAGAAGAAATTGTACCACTCACAAAAGAAGAAGAAACTGTAATATTATCTCAATTTAAAGAAAAAGTTAAGGATGCATCCGCCGTCATTTTATCAGATTATGATAAAGGTTATCTGACTCCTTCACTCATCCAATCTGTCATTTCTCTTTGTAATGCAGAAAATAAAATTGTGACTGTAGACCCACAAGTCAGTCATTTTTTCCTATACCAAAATATTCATATCATGACTCCCAATCATCATGAAGCAGGCAAAGCTCTTGGTAAAAAACTGACTACTGACTCGGAAATTGAATCGGCTTGTCGGGAAATTTCTGATAAAATTACTCCAGTTGCAATGATGATTACCAGAGGGGAAAAAGGGATGTCTATTTATGAACGTAATGCTAATTCCTTCTATCATATCCCAACTGTTGCCAAAGAGGTATTCGATGTCACAGGAGCGGGAGATACAGTGATTACCACCTATACTGCGTTTGTTGCGAGTGGAATGAGTATCAAAGATGCCGCTTTGGTTTCCAATGTAAGTGCAGGCATTGTTGTTGGAAAATTAGGAGCTGCTACTGTCACACAAAAGGAAATCGAAGAAACACTCAGGTCTCTTGGTTACCTAGAGGAGAATGTATGAGTTTTTATCAAAATCTCCAGAGTAAAATCATACCACAAGAATCCATCGAAACAAAACGAAAGTCTCTCGAAGGGAAAAAGATCGTATTTACCAATGGTTGTTTCGATATTTTACACCCTGGTCATGTATCTTATTTAGCACAAGCACGTGATTTAGGGGATCTTTTATGGATTGGAGTCAACTCGGATGAAAGTGTTAGGCGACTGAAGGGTGAGTCTCGCCCTATCAATTCATGTGAAGATCGTATGTTGGTTTTAGCAGCGCTTTCGTCTGTTGATTTTGTTACCAGTTTTTCAGAAGACACACCATTGGAAATTTTGAAAAAAGTGAAACCATCCATCCATTCTAAAGGAGGGGATTACCAAGTGGAGACCCTCCCAGAATACAAAATTTTAAAGGATATGGGTGCGGATATTCAAATTTTACCATTTGTTTTTGGGAAATCCACCACCAAGATTTTAGAAAAAGCCAAATCTCCCTCCTAAACGTATTGATTTTGGACCCAAATCCCAACACTCTGTAAAAAACATTCTTTTTTGAGGTCCAGTTTGTCCAAGACCAGATATATATTCATTACCGGTGGTGTTTCTTCTTCATTAGGAAAAGGGGTCACCGTTGCCGCTCTCGGTTGTTTACTCGAAGCGAGAGGTTATACCGTATCCTTACAAAAGATGGATCCCTATATCAACATTGACCCAGGTACGATGAGTCCTTACCAACATGGGGAAGTGTATGTGACTGAAGATGGGGCTGAAACTGACTTAGATTTAGGGTATTACGAACGTTTTACGAAATCAAAATTTTCCCGTAAAAATTCAGTTTCCACAGGACAGATTTACCACGCTGTCATTGAACGAGAACGAAAAGGGGATTACCTTGGACGTACCGTACAAGTTGTACCTCATATCACAAATGAAATCAGAAATCGAATTTATAACCTAACACGTGACCAAGAAACTGATTTTGTGATCGTGGAAATTGGGGGAACGGTTGGTGACATTGAGTCAATTCCCTTTTTAGAAGCCATCCGGCAAATGCGTTATGAACATGGAATGAACCAAGTTTTATTCCTTCACCTAACGCTCGTCCCAACAATCACTGCTGCTGGTGAAGCAAAAACAAAACCAACCCAACATTCTGTCAAAGAATTACTTGCACTTGGAATCCAACCAGATGTTTTGATTTGCCGGATCAATAAACCTATGTCAAAAGAGATGAAAAATAAAATTTCTCTTTTTTGTAACGTTAAAGAACAAAATGTAATCTCTGCTGTCGACATTACAACATCCATTTATGAAATCCCTTTAATGTATAGAGAAGATAAATTGGATGAAGTAGTTTTAAATGCCCTTGGAATGGACTTACGAAAACTCAATTTTTCCCAATGGGAAAATATGGTCAAAAAAATTCGTAATACCAAAAAGACCGTCAAAGTAGCGTTAATCGGAAAATACATATCACTCCAAGATGCATATCGTTCTGTTTATGAATCTCTTGCTCATGGTGGCATCTCTAATGATGTAGAAGTAGAAGTTGTAAAAATTAATCCAGAAGACATTGATTCAAAAAATATCAAAGAACTCTTAAAAGGTGTTCACGGTGTACTTGTGCCTGGTGGGTTTGGAGAAAGAGGAATTGAAGGTAAAATTGCAGCAATCCAATATGCTCGAACCAAACAAATTCCTTTTTTTGGAATCTGTTTAGGAATGCAATGTGCAGTGATTGAATTTGCTAGGAATGTTCTTGGTTTCAAAGATGCTAATTCCACAGAGTTCAAACCAAATGTGGAATACCCAGTCATTTCCATGATAGAAGAACAAAAGGAAATTGAACGTATGGGTGGAACCATGAGGCTTGGTGCTTACCCATGTCTTGTAAAAAAGGGAAGTCTCGCTTATACTGAATACAAAGCCGAAAGAATTTCGGAACGACATAGACATCGTTTTGAGTTTACACTTCGTTACAAAGATGATTTTGAGAAAAAAGGTATGAATTTGTCTGGATTTTCGCCTGATGGAAGTTTGGCGGAGATTGTAGAAATTCCAAACCATCCTTGGTTCATCGGAGTACAGTTTCATCCCGAATTCCAATCTAAACCAACTGACCCACACCCACTCTTTGCAGGATTTATTAAAGCTGCATCGAAACTAGCCAAAAAAACGGAGGATTAAGGTGTACGATTTAATAGAAGAAAGAGAATTTTTTGGAAAAAAAATCGGAGGTCGAAATCCGTTTTTTTTAATTTCAGGGCCTTGTGTCATGGAAAACAAGGACCTACTGGATCGAGTTTGCGGTGAAATGAAAGCTATTTGTGATGAATTAGGGATTGTATATATCTTTAAATCTTCCTTTGATAAAGCAAATAGATCATCCATCAATTCCTACCGAGGCCCAGGACTCGAGGAAGGGCGTAAACTCCTCGATTTTATCAAAAACAAATACAATGTTCCTGTACTTACCGACATCCATGAAACGATTCAAGTTGATCCTCTAAAAGACACCGTTGACATCTTCCAAATCCCAGCCTTCCTTAGCCGCCAAACCGATTTAATTGCAAAAGCGGCAGAAACTGGTAAATGGGTAAATGTGAAAAAGGGGCAGTTTATGGCTCCTGACGATACAAGGCATATCAAAACCAAAATTCAAGAATCTGGTTCTGAAAAATACATGGTCACTGAACGTGGTGCAAGTTTTGGGTATGGAAATCTAGTGTTTGATTTACGAGGAATTCCTATGATGCACAAACACGGAATACCTATTGTGTTCGACGGAACCCATTCTGCGCAGCTTCCAGGAGCCGCAGGGAACATAACAGGTGGTTTGCGAGAATTCATTCCTCATATGATGAGGGGTGCAGTTTCTGTAGGTGTTGAAGGATTGTTTATGGAAGTCCACCCTGATCCTGAAAAAGCACTTTCAGATGCAACTACCCAGTTTCCATTAGCAAAAGCAAAAACACTACTCACCCAACTATTAGAACTAGATCGTTTGGTGAAAACGAAGTTCTTAGAGGACTAATCGTTTTCCAAATGAATATGAAGGTGTTTACATTGTGTATGCTTTTGGTGGTCACCAATTGTAAAGACAAAGAATACCTTCGTATCGAAGTAGAAAAAGAATCGGGTTCTATGGTTTCGATGAGAGACTTTAGTCGTGCTTCTTACAAAGAATCTGGCGAATTGGAATGGAAACTAAAAGGAGCTGAA
The sequence above is a segment of the Leptospira sp. WS39.C2 genome. Coding sequences within it:
- a CDS encoding LON peptidase substrate-binding domain-containing protein, whose amino-acid sequence is MFLPLHIFEPRYRMLLDFCLENGGEMGMAPYPKGFLGRGLPPIPEVVGFGHIIQKESLPDGRSNIILEGLGTAEIVSLSSTDPFYIAQVSKREHERNKNVTEELKEKIEELLVLTKRILLAEGAEEDLILKMNQILVHPFPVDFIASLIYFDFKTKQRILETTHLETKADLLKQVLMGLNLGE
- a CDS encoding long-chain fatty acid--CoA ligase; amino-acid sequence: MPANLPELFQQSAEKFGNRPAFVSKDESKSYKPVTFKEVYDLGINLAEALIDLGVNAKENVALLADNRLEWIVSDYGILMAGAADVPRGTDITDSEIVYILNHCEAKVVFLENDKMLEKFQKNRSQLEFAKTLIVMDKKSTATGVLKMYDLIEKGKELRAKGSKKAEDRMKAILPDDLFTIIYTSGTTGMPKGVMLKHSNMIHQTKAILGSMIDIKADERMLSILPVWHVFERVFEYLAIAAGCATYYTNVRDLRDDMKKAKPTFMASAPRLWESIYNGIYTRINDPKQTPAIRRGLFNLAYFFSKNFNAATRFLKGNQVDYVGRNPIVSLVKGVYYFVVAVVLAIPYFLLDLVVLSKIREATGGELKASVSGGGALQRHVDAFFNDIGINVLEGYGMTETSPVISVRTFKKLVQGSVGVITPETEVQIRDDVGKVLTHMDANQKLVSGKYGQRGVIHIRGPQVMKGYYKNPETTAKVLKDGWMDTGDIGMFNFKKTLTITGRAKDTVVLLGGENVEPVPIEDKLTESPFIAQCMVIGQDQKNLGALVVPDFDQLTSWAKENGIGETDKQKLIENPKVLDFYKKEIKALNNTKTGFKSFEQVTPFILITKPFEVGDELTNLFKMKRHLITEKYKDKITSLYAAD
- the rfaE1 gene encoding D-glycero-beta-D-manno-heptose-7-phosphate kinase; protein product: MFKIKKSLLHQTFTKLSEIKVLVIGDLILDEYLIGSVERISPEAPVPVVWVRNEKQTLGGSGNVVQNLTSIGVNGIVFGRIGQDKAGESLEKILLSNTVAKEDLVLLKSTKIPTILKTRIIASHQQVCRVDREEIVPLTKEEETVILSQFKEKVKDASAVILSDYDKGYLTPSLIQSVISLCNAENKIVTVDPQVSHFFLYQNIHIMTPNHHEAGKALGKKLTTDSEIESACREISDKITPVAMMITRGEKGMSIYERNANSFYHIPTVAKEVFDVTGAGDTVITTYTAFVASGMSIKDAALVSNVSAGIVVGKLGAATVTQKEIEETLRSLGYLEENV
- the rfaE2 gene encoding D-glycero-beta-D-manno-heptose 1-phosphate adenylyltransferase, with translation MSFYQNLQSKIIPQESIETKRKSLEGKKIVFTNGCFDILHPGHVSYLAQARDLGDLLWIGVNSDESVRRLKGESRPINSCEDRMLVLAALSSVDFVTSFSEDTPLEILKKVKPSIHSKGGDYQVETLPEYKILKDMGADIQILPFVFGKSTTKILEKAKSPS
- a CDS encoding CTP synthase; the encoded protein is MSKTRYIFITGGVSSSLGKGVTVAALGCLLEARGYTVSLQKMDPYINIDPGTMSPYQHGEVYVTEDGAETDLDLGYYERFTKSKFSRKNSVSTGQIYHAVIERERKGDYLGRTVQVVPHITNEIRNRIYNLTRDQETDFVIVEIGGTVGDIESIPFLEAIRQMRYEHGMNQVLFLHLTLVPTITAAGEAKTKPTQHSVKELLALGIQPDVLICRINKPMSKEMKNKISLFCNVKEQNVISAVDITTSIYEIPLMYREDKLDEVVLNALGMDLRKLNFSQWENMVKKIRNTKKTVKVALIGKYISLQDAYRSVYESLAHGGISNDVEVEVVKINPEDIDSKNIKELLKGVHGVLVPGGFGERGIEGKIAAIQYARTKQIPFFGICLGMQCAVIEFARNVLGFKDANSTEFKPNVEYPVISMIEEQKEIERMGGTMRLGAYPCLVKKGSLAYTEYKAERISERHRHRFEFTLRYKDDFEKKGMNLSGFSPDGSLAEIVEIPNHPWFIGVQFHPEFQSKPTDPHPLFAGFIKAASKLAKKTED
- the kdsA gene encoding 3-deoxy-8-phosphooctulonate synthase, whose protein sequence is MYDLIEEREFFGKKIGGRNPFFLISGPCVMENKDLLDRVCGEMKAICDELGIVYIFKSSFDKANRSSINSYRGPGLEEGRKLLDFIKNKYNVPVLTDIHETIQVDPLKDTVDIFQIPAFLSRQTDLIAKAAETGKWVNVKKGQFMAPDDTRHIKTKIQESGSEKYMVTERGASFGYGNLVFDLRGIPMMHKHGIPIVFDGTHSAQLPGAAGNITGGLREFIPHMMRGAVSVGVEGLFMEVHPDPEKALSDATTQFPLAKAKTLLTQLLELDRLVKTKFLED